The genomic region TACATCGGTCACAAAATCATACCAGTCGGCTATTTTCATACGATCATTTTCTTTCAAATAATCGAAGAAAAGTCCGCCTATTCCCCTGGCTTCATTTCTATGTCCATTCCAGAAATATTCATCGCACTTCTTCTTAAAATCGGAATAGAAAGAAAACCCATGAGGATTGCAAGCTTTCTTACAGGTATAGTGAAAGTGTTTAGCATCTTCTTCAAATAGATAATAAGGAGTGAGATCCTGTCCACCACCAAACCACTGGTCGATCACAGTACCGTCTTTCTCATACATTTCAAAATAGCGCCAATTGGCATGAACCGTTGGAACCATTGGATTTTTAGGATGAAGTACAAGGCTGAGTCCGCAGGCAAAAAAGTCAACATCCCCAACTTTGAAATAACTTTGCATGGCCGGAGCCAGTGGACCGTGAACAGCAGAAATGTTCACACCTCCCTTTTCGAATACATTTCCATTTTCGATCACACGGGTTCTACCGCCCCCGCCTTCATTTCTTTTCCAGATATCTTCTTTGAATTTGGCGCCGCCATCGATCTCCTCCAGTTTTGAAGTGATCGAATCCTGCAATTGTTCAATATATCTGTAAAATTGCTCTTTCATGCTCATGAAGACTTTTCTGCTTGGGTTAGATTCTTGTAATTTTTGTATTGGCTTATACACTATATTCCTTAACAGCGTCTACGAAAGCTTTCGCATTATCCACGGGAATATTTGGTAAAATACCATGTCCAAGGTTAGCGATATAACGATCTTTTCCAAAGGCTTTGATCATATCGTTCACCATGTATTTAATTTCGATTGGTTTGGAATAAAGCCTGGCAGGATCAAAATTCCCTTGCAAAGTGATCTGTCCGCCACTTAAATAACGAGCATTTCGCGCATCACAGGTCCAGTCTACTCCAAGAGCAGCTGCTCCAGATTGTGACATATCTTTCAAGGCAAACCAACACCCTTTTCCGTAAGCAATTACAGGAACTTCATCTTTTAAAGCATCGATGATCTGTTGCATATATTGCCATGAGAATTCTTTGTAATCATTAGGCTCCAGCAATCCTCCCCAGGAATCGAAAAGCTGCACGGCATCTACACCGGCTTTTACTTTTTCTTTCAGGTAAGCGATGGTAGTATCAGTAATTTTCTGAAGTAATTTATGCGCAGCGATAGGTTCCATGAAACAGAATCTTTTTGCCTTATCAAAGGTTTTAGATCCCTGTCCCTGTACACAGTAACATAGAATGGTCCATGGAGAACCGGCGAATCCTATAAGTGGTACCTCATCATTTAATTCCTGTTTTGTAAGCTTGATCGCGTCAAAAACATAGCCGAGAGTTTCTTGCACATCTGGTACGATTACCTGTTCCACTTTTGCGGGAGTATCTACTGGATTTGGCAACCACGGGCCAACACCAGGCTTCATCTCCACCTCGATGCTCATTGCCTGTGGAACTACAAGAATATCACTAAAAAGTATTGCTGCATCCGGACCTACCTGGCGAATAGGCATTACCGTAATTTCAGTAGCAAGTTCAGGAGTACGGCAACGGGTGAAAAAGTCGTATTTCTCTTTAAGCTTCATGAAATCAGGAAGATATCTTCCTGCCTGTCTCATCATCCAAACTGGTGGACGTTCTACGCTTTCACCTCTAAGTGCTTTTAAAAAAAGGTCATTCTTGATCATTGCTGATGTTTTAAGTCTTTTCTAAATGTTTTTGCTACCACGGCGATCAGGTTTTCAATGCCGGGAGTTCCCGGAGTCACGATGCTGGTAGTATGTTTTTTAGCTTCGGAAGCTGTAGTATCTCCAATACAAAACGCAATGGAGTCAATCGTATTTTTGCTGGTATAGCTTTTCACACCACTTGGGCTGTAAAATAGAATTCCGTCGTAATCTGAATGAAATTCCTGGATATTCAACGTAGTTTTATAAACCTTAATTTCCTGAAGAGCTATATTTTGCTGCTGAAGTATCTTCGGAAGTTCATCAAGTCTCGAGTGCCCACAGAAAAACTGAAATTCCCGATCAGGATAATTGTGGATGATGTTATTTGCCAGTTCATGAGCATAGGCTGTAGTTTCCAGAACATTATAACCCATCTGCTTCGCCAACATTGCAGTTTTCTTCCCCACACAAAAGCAATTGATGATATTCAAATTTTTTGATCTAATTGCTTTTAGTGAATTCTTGCTGGTAAAAATGGCATTCTGGATAGTAAGTTCTGGTAGATCAAAATTCAGAAATTCTATTTCGATAGCATCATACTCCGCGAATCCAATCCCACTATTTAAAAGTAGTTCCTTCTGGTTGAGTGCTAGTTTTTTCGTGGAAAGTACGGTAGGCATTCATCAATTATTTAAAGCAGTTTTAATATGCTGCATCAATTCACGACCTCCATTATTCAATACCTCCTGAGCGCAGATCGTTCCTAATCCATTTATTTTTGAAACCGGAACGCTTTTTTCGACTTCTATTTTCTTTGAACCATCAAGGCTGAAAAGTGCTCCATGAAAATGAATATGATCATCATGGATTCTGGCTAAGGCTCCAATAGGAGCGGTACAACCACCTTCAAGAACTTTGAGAAATTCACGTTCAATGTGTACACAGATTTGAGATTCCTGGTGGTTTAAAAGAGCTAGTGCTTTACGACTTTCTTCGTCTTTCTCCATGGCCACAATAAGCATCGCACCCTGGGCCGGCGCAGGGATCATCCAGTTTAGGTCAATAAAGTTCTCTGGTTTAATCTCGATACGCTCCAGTCCGGCAGCTGCGAATATGGCACCATTCCAGTCATTATCCTCCAGTTTTTGCATTCGGGTATTAACATTCCCCCGAAGATCCACGACCTCATGATCTGGATATTTGTGCAGCCATTGCGCTTTTCGGCGTAGGCTACCTGTAGCGATCTTTCCTTTCTTGCTTTCCAGAAATTCAGTTCCTTTATGAATTAGAATATCCTTATTGCTCGCTCGTTTCATCACTGCTGCTTCCACAATTCCCTTTGGCAGAGCTGTAGGAACATCTTTCATGGAGTGAACCGCAATATCTACTTCGCCTTTGATCATGGCAACATCCAGAGTTTTTGTAAAAATCCCGGTGATTCCCATTTCATATAAAGGTTGATCTAGATTAAG from Christiangramia sp. OXR-203 harbors:
- the hemF gene encoding oxygen-dependent coproporphyrinogen oxidase, giving the protein MKEQFYRYIEQLQDSITSKLEEIDGGAKFKEDIWKRNEGGGGRTRVIENGNVFEKGGVNISAVHGPLAPAMQSYFKVGDVDFFACGLSLVLHPKNPMVPTVHANWRYFEMYEKDGTVIDQWFGGGQDLTPYYLFEEDAKHFHYTCKKACNPHGFSFYSDFKKKCDEYFWNGHRNEARGIGGLFFDYLKENDRMKIADWYDFVTDVGDSFLQAYVPIVEKRKNLPYSEENRKWQEIRRGRYVEFNLVHDKGTLFGLKTNGRIESILMSLPPHVQWVYDHHPEPGSEEEKLIQVLERPVDWV
- the hemE gene encoding uroporphyrinogen decarboxylase, translated to MIKNDLFLKALRGESVERPPVWMMRQAGRYLPDFMKLKEKYDFFTRCRTPELATEITVMPIRQVGPDAAILFSDILVVPQAMSIEVEMKPGVGPWLPNPVDTPAKVEQVIVPDVQETLGYVFDAIKLTKQELNDEVPLIGFAGSPWTILCYCVQGQGSKTFDKAKRFCFMEPIAAHKLLQKITDTTIAYLKEKVKAGVDAVQLFDSWGGLLEPNDYKEFSWQYMQQIIDALKDEVPVIAYGKGCWFALKDMSQSGAAALGVDWTCDARNARYLSGGQITLQGNFDPARLYSKPIEIKYMVNDMIKAFGKDRYIANLGHGILPNIPVDNAKAFVDAVKEYSV
- a CDS encoding uroporphyrinogen-III synthase, coding for MPTVLSTKKLALNQKELLLNSGIGFAEYDAIEIEFLNFDLPELTIQNAIFTSKNSLKAIRSKNLNIINCFCVGKKTAMLAKQMGYNVLETTAYAHELANNIIHNYPDREFQFFCGHSRLDELPKILQQQNIALQEIKVYKTTLNIQEFHSDYDGILFYSPSGVKSYTSKNTIDSIAFCIGDTTASEAKKHTTSIVTPGTPGIENLIAVVAKTFRKDLKHQQ
- the hemC gene encoding hydroxymethylbilane synthase — translated: MSKVIRIGTRDSELAMWQARTVQNALERTGHKSELVPVKSTGDLNLDQPLYEMGITGIFTKTLDVAMIKGEVDIAVHSMKDVPTALPKGIVEAAVMKRASNKDILIHKGTEFLESKKGKIATGSLRRKAQWLHKYPDHEVVDLRGNVNTRMQKLEDNDWNGAIFAAAGLERIEIKPENFIDLNWMIPAPAQGAMLIVAMEKDEESRKALALLNHQESQICVHIEREFLKVLEGGCTAPIGALARIHDDHIHFHGALFSLDGSKKIEVEKSVPVSKINGLGTICAQEVLNNGGRELMQHIKTALNN